In one Arachis duranensis cultivar V14167 chromosome 9, aradu.V14167.gnm2.J7QH, whole genome shotgun sequence genomic region, the following are encoded:
- the LOC127741434 gene encoding cytochrome c biogenesis CcmF C-terminal-like mitochondrial protein yields the protein MVQLHNFFFFITSMVVPRGTAAPLLLKWFVSRDVPTGAPFSNGTLIPILIPSFPLLVYLHSRKFRRSMDGAKSGVLVRAGRLILLPDIIGRSSSETRAGNASFRFVPVLHFLLLESKGDFSYLESFCGVLCLLFFRTLFSLPRDRSAKRERAQRRKRQRLRPNPNGNEQERNDKMRCSGHPHLERRVEGFGPVAFPVPPSSGGACVGGVPPEPEIGLEALALPTSRQLMAVGHDYHQKAPIQMNIAHFGVCICMLGVLLSCDPAAYVRPVAHASYLFRAGGVNSDSIRVFNPAAEMLS from the coding sequence ATGGTCCAACTacataactttttctttttcattacttCTATGGTCGTGCCTCGTGGCACGGCAGCACCCTTACTATTGAAATGGTTCGTCAGTAGAGATGTTCCCACAGGTGCCCCTTTTTCCAATGGTACTCTAATTCCAATTCTTATCCCTTCATTCCCTCTTTTGGTCTATCTACATTCCAGGAAATTCAGACGCTCCATGGACGGAGCAAAAAGTGGAGTCTTGGTCAGAGCAGGCCGCCTTATTTTACTACCAGACATAATTGGGAGAAGCTCATCCGAAACTAGAGCTGGAAACGCCTCATTTCGTTTCGTTCCCGTTCTTCATTTCCTTCTTCTCGAATCCAAGGGGGACTTCTCATATTTAGAATCTTTCTGCGGTGTGCTCTGTTTACTATTCTTTCGTACTCTCTTCTCTTTACCACGCGATAGGTCAGCAAAGCGTGAGCGGGCGCAGAGAAGGAAACGCCAAAGACTTCGGCCTAACCCTAACGGGAATGAGCAAGAACGAAATGACAAGATGAGGTGCTCCGGGCACCCCCATTTAGAAAGAAGGGTCGAAGGTTTTGGGCCTGTAGCTTTCCCCGTCCCCCCTTCGTCGGGGGGTGCTTGTGTGGGGGGTGTGCCACCTGAACCTGAAATCGGGCTTGAAGCTCTCGCCTTACCAACGAGCCGACAGCTGATGGCTGTTGGTCACGACTACCACCAAAAAGCTCCAATTCAGATGAATATTGCACATTTTGGAGTGTGCATCTGTATGTTGGGTGTTCTTCTGTCGTGCGACCCGGCGGCTTATGTGCGACCTGTGGCCCACGCCTCCTATTTGTTCAGGGCGGGCGGCGTGAACTCTGACTCGATCCGGGTATTCAATCCCGCCGCTGAGATGCTCAGTTGA
- the LOC127741438 gene encoding cytochrome c biogenesis CcmF C-terminal-like mitochondrial protein, which yields MRQKLAPRTVRRPSPTPAVMVRLRSTNTKRIQFTQRLPLGSELHMGKERCCFRGLDHLHGPTSHSICGNFMIYKPSLTNDRLMFEHGESLRADLLPINFSASYENGKLEHFLHRWMKNREHKNLWLTMFPEKRYFRETTSTTEVAIHTNPFTDRYASIGTGSSRTGGWYTTIMKLPFLFFIRIGFWLASSGGSRSLLRQLQKDKLRWNR from the coding sequence ATGAGGCAGAAACTCGCCCCACGTACGGTTCGGAGGCCGAGCCCCACCCCAGCTGTAATGGTGCGGCTTAGGTCAACTAACACAAAGAGGATACAGTTCACTCAACGATTGCCTTTGGGTTCCGAACTCCATATGGGGAAGGAGCGTTGTTGTTTCCGAGGTCTCGATCATTTACATGGACCCACTTCTCATTCCATTTGTGGGAATTTTATGATCTATAAACCGTCCCTAACGAACGATCGCCTCATGTTTGAGCATGGTGAATCACTTCGTGCCGACCTGTTGCCAATAAACTTTTCGGCCTCATATGAGAATGGAAAACTTGAGCATTTTCTGCATCGGTGGATGAAGAATCGCGAACATAAGAATTTATGGTTGACCATGTTCCCAGAAAAAAGATACTTTAGAGAAACAACGAGCACGACTGAAGTGGCTATACATACAAATCCATTTACGGATAGATATGCTTCGATTGGAACTGGAAGTTCCAGAACAGGCGGCTGGTATACCACCATAATGAAActgccttttcttttttttattcggATAGGATTTTGGTTGGCTTCGTCGGGAGGCTCGCGTAGTTTGTTACGTCAGCTCCAAAAGGATAAGTTGCGTTGGAATCGATAA